In the Acidovorax sp. A79 genome, one interval contains:
- a CDS encoding threonine ammonia-lyase has product MLTLQDIRDAATRLQGQVLDTPCVESKTLSQIVGAQVFLKFENLQFTASFKERGACNRLTLLVDAERARGAAPGTTPGVVAMSAGNHAQGVAYHAQRLGLRAVIVMPRFTPGVKVERTRGFGAEVVLHGDTLEEARAHAYGLADAQGLTFVHPYDDEAIAAGQGTVALEMLAAQPDLDMLVVAIGGGGLIAGMATAAKALKPGIEIVGVQAARFPSMVNAVRHTQHPMGTSTIAEGIAVGTPGKITQEVVQRLVDDLVLVDEGDIEQAVLMLLEIEKTLVEGAGAAALAALVRHPARFRGKRVGLVLSGGNIDPLLLAAIIERGMVRSGRLARIKVSARDVPGVLARITATVADAGANIEEVHHQRAFTMLAAQNVEIELVLQTRSKAHVDEVLGKLRSAGMEADLI; this is encoded by the coding sequence ATGCTGACCCTCCAAGACATCCGAGACGCCGCCACCCGCCTGCAGGGCCAGGTGCTGGACACCCCCTGTGTGGAATCCAAGACGCTCTCGCAGATCGTGGGCGCGCAGGTATTCCTCAAGTTCGAGAACCTGCAGTTCACGGCCTCGTTCAAGGAGCGGGGCGCCTGCAACCGGCTCACCTTGCTGGTCGACGCGGAACGTGCCCGCGGCGCGGCGCCCGGAACGACGCCGGGTGTGGTGGCCATGAGCGCGGGCAACCATGCCCAGGGCGTGGCCTACCACGCGCAGCGCCTGGGCCTGCGCGCGGTGATCGTGATGCCGCGCTTCACGCCCGGCGTGAAGGTGGAGCGCACCCGCGGCTTCGGCGCCGAGGTGGTGCTGCACGGCGACACGCTCGAAGAAGCCCGGGCCCACGCCTACGGGCTGGCCGATGCGCAGGGGCTGACGTTCGTGCACCCCTACGACGACGAAGCCATTGCCGCGGGCCAGGGCACGGTCGCGCTGGAGATGCTCGCCGCCCAGCCCGATCTGGACATGCTGGTCGTCGCCATCGGCGGGGGCGGGCTGATCGCCGGCATGGCCACGGCGGCCAAGGCGCTCAAGCCCGGCATCGAGATCGTGGGCGTGCAGGCGGCGCGCTTTCCGTCGATGGTCAACGCCGTGCGGCACACGCAGCACCCCATGGGCACCTCGACCATCGCCGAGGGCATTGCCGTGGGCACCCCGGGCAAGATCACCCAGGAGGTGGTGCAGCGCCTGGTGGACGACCTGGTGCTGGTGGACGAAGGCGATATCGAGCAGGCCGTGCTGATGCTGCTGGAGATCGAAAAGACCCTGGTCGAGGGCGCGGGCGCCGCGGCCCTGGCGGCGCTGGTGCGCCACCCCGCCCGCTTCAGGGGCAAGCGCGTGGGGCTGGTGCTCTCGGGGGGCAACATCGATCCGCTGCTGCTGGCCGCCATCATCGAGCGCGGCATGGTGCGCTCGGGCCGGCTGGCGCGCATCAAGGTCAGCGCGCGCGACGTGCCGGGCGTGCTCGCGCGCATCACCGCCACCGTGGCCGACGCGGGCGCGAACATCGAGGAAGTGCACCACCAGCGCGCATTCACCATGCTGGCCGCGCAGAACGTGGAGATCGAGCTGGTCCTGCAGACAAGGAGCAAGGCGCACGTGGACGAGGTGCTGGGCAAGCTGCGTTCGGCGGGCATGGAGGCCGACCTGATCTGA
- the norR gene encoding nitric oxide reductase transcriptional regulator NorR yields the protein MDHSPLLADLATDLPQAVRLQRLADHLRMRFHCGAVALLQLEEDHLRPVAVEGLVREALGRRFVVSQHPRLAAILARREVTCFDHDSTLPDPYDGLLDTLVGEPLPVHDCMGVSLWVDGQPWGVLTLDALQTGTFGEAARAALADCKVLVEAAVRISRLEREVQALRSAPHTRSADDERTTRAGDGDMEIVGQSEPLLRLLHELEVVAGSDLPVLLLGETGVGKELFARLLHRQSTRATRPLVHVNCAALPESLAESELFGHVRGAFSGAVADRPGRFEAAEGGTLFLDEVGELPLAVQAKLLRTLQNGEIQRLGADRPRRVDVRVIAATNRNLREQVRDGAFRADLYHRLSVYPVPIPPLRERGNDVLLLAGRFLELNRARLGLRSLRLSASAQDALRRYPWPGNIRELEHVVSRAALKALSRGVSRADIVTLEPALLDLDADAASVAHAPLDAGAPAVATEPSAPITAEGPLRDAVDACQRHAITQALARHQGNWAQAARALEVDASNLHKLARRLGIK from the coding sequence ATGGACCATAGCCCCCTGCTCGCCGACCTGGCCACCGATCTGCCCCAGGCCGTGCGCCTGCAGCGGCTGGCGGACCACCTGCGCATGCGCTTTCACTGCGGGGCCGTGGCCCTGCTGCAGCTGGAGGAAGACCACCTGCGCCCCGTGGCCGTGGAGGGCCTGGTGCGCGAGGCGCTGGGCCGGCGCTTTGTGGTCAGCCAGCACCCCCGGCTCGCGGCCATCCTGGCGCGGCGCGAGGTGACCTGCTTTGACCACGACAGCACCCTGCCCGACCCCTACGACGGCCTGCTCGACACCCTGGTGGGCGAGCCCCTGCCCGTGCACGACTGCATGGGCGTGAGCCTGTGGGTGGACGGCCAGCCCTGGGGGGTGCTGACGCTCGACGCGCTGCAGACCGGCACCTTTGGCGAGGCCGCACGCGCTGCGCTGGCCGACTGCAAGGTGCTGGTGGAGGCGGCCGTGCGCATCTCGCGGCTGGAGCGCGAGGTGCAGGCGCTGCGCAGCGCCCCCCACACACGCAGCGCCGACGACGAGCGCACCACCCGCGCGGGCGATGGCGACATGGAGATCGTCGGCCAGAGCGAGCCCCTGCTGCGCCTGCTGCACGAGCTGGAGGTGGTGGCGGGCTCGGACCTCCCCGTGTTGCTGCTGGGTGAGACCGGCGTGGGCAAGGAGCTGTTCGCGCGCCTGCTGCACCGCCAGTCCACCCGCGCTACCCGTCCGCTGGTGCACGTGAACTGCGCGGCGCTGCCCGAATCGCTGGCCGAGAGCGAGCTGTTTGGGCATGTGCGCGGCGCGTTCTCGGGCGCGGTGGCCGACCGGCCGGGACGCTTTGAGGCCGCCGAGGGCGGCACGCTGTTCCTGGATGAGGTGGGCGAGCTGCCGCTGGCCGTGCAGGCCAAGCTGCTGCGCACGCTGCAGAACGGCGAGATCCAGCGCCTGGGCGCCGACCGCCCGCGCCGCGTGGACGTGCGCGTGATCGCCGCCACCAACCGCAACCTGCGCGAGCAGGTGCGCGACGGCGCGTTCCGCGCCGACCTGTACCACCGGCTGTCGGTGTACCCCGTGCCCATCCCGCCGCTGCGCGAACGGGGCAACGATGTGCTGCTGCTGGCAGGCCGCTTTCTGGAACTGAACCGTGCGCGCCTGGGCCTGCGCAGCCTGCGGCTGTCGGCCAGCGCACAGGACGCCCTGCGCCGCTACCCCTGGCCCGGCAACATCCGCGAGCTGGAGCACGTGGTCAGCCGCGCGGCGCTCAAGGCCCTGAGCCGGGGCGTGAGCCGCGCGGACATCGTGACGCTGGAGCCCGCGCTGCTCGACCTGGACGCCGACGCCGCCAGCGTGGCCCACGCCCCCCTGGATGCCGGTGCCCCCGCCGTGGCCACCGAGCCGTCCGCACCCATCACCGCCGAAGGCCCGCTGCGCGACGCCGTGGATGCCTGCCAGCGGCACGCCATCACGCAGGCCCTGGCGCGCCACCAGGGCAACTGGGCCCAGGCGGCGCGTGCGCTGGAGGTGGACGCGAGCAACCTGCACAAGCTGGCGCGCAGGCTGGGCATCAAGTAA